Proteins encoded in a region of the Dorea longicatena genome:
- the sstT gene encoding serine/threonine transporter SstT has protein sequence MKNLIKKWNNISLIKRIICGLIIGLILGLVVPQASVISILGTMFVGALKGIAPLLVFFLVMSALCHMKTGQKTNLKFIIVLYMVGNLVSAFVAVIACRLFPVTLTFTDSASSTDITPPSGIAEVLTNLLTNLVKNPVDSLVNANYIGILFWAVIFGITLKHANQGTKDALENISDATATAVQWIISCAPFGIMGLIFSTISEQGLDALLSYGKLILVLVGSMAVVIFIINPIIVFIFTKQNPFPLVFTCLKGSFITAFFTRSSAANIPVNMELCKKLGLDEDTYSISIPLGATINMAGAAITISVMALSTAHTLGIHVDFLTSIILCVLAALSAAGASGVAGGSLLLIPMACSLFGVPNDVAMQAVGVGFIIGVIQDSCETGLNSSSDVLYTAIADIREKRLHDQK, from the coding sequence ATGAAAAACTTAATTAAAAAGTGGAACAACATCAGCTTGATCAAGCGTATCATCTGTGGACTGATCATCGGCCTGATTCTTGGTCTTGTTGTTCCTCAGGCATCCGTAATCTCAATCCTTGGAACCATGTTCGTCGGAGCCCTTAAAGGCATTGCTCCGCTTCTGGTATTCTTTCTGGTTATGAGCGCGCTCTGCCACATGAAGACTGGTCAGAAGACCAACTTAAAATTTATTATCGTTTTGTATATGGTCGGTAACCTTGTCTCTGCATTTGTTGCAGTTATCGCCTGCCGGTTATTCCCGGTAACACTGACCTTTACAGATTCAGCTTCTTCTACGGATATCACTCCACCGAGCGGAATTGCAGAAGTGCTGACCAACCTTTTAACAAATCTGGTTAAGAATCCGGTTGATTCCCTTGTCAATGCTAATTACATCGGTATTCTTTTCTGGGCAGTTATTTTCGGAATCACATTAAAACATGCAAATCAGGGAACGAAAGATGCATTAGAGAACATCTCAGATGCTACCGCTACTGCAGTTCAGTGGATCATAAGCTGTGCTCCATTCGGTATCATGGGACTGATCTTTTCTACAATCTCTGAGCAGGGACTGGATGCATTACTTTCTTACGGAAAACTAATCCTGGTTCTGGTCGGAAGTATGGCTGTTGTCATCTTCATCATTAATCCGATTATTGTGTTTATTTTCACAAAACAGAATCCTTTCCCGTTGGTATTTACCTGCTTAAAAGGAAGTTTCATCACAGCATTCTTCACCAGAAGTTCTGCTGCCAACATTCCTGTGAACATGGAACTCTGTAAAAAACTTGGACTGGATGAGGATACATATTCTATCTCCATTCCTCTCGGAGCAACGATCAACATGGCTGGTGCTGCTATTACAATCTCCGTTATGGCATTATCTACCGCACATACACTGGGAATCCATGTAGATTTCCTTACATCGATCATTCTCTGTGTACTGGCCGCTTTAAGTGCAGCAGGTGCTTCCGGAGTTGCCGGAGGATCCTTACTTCTGATTCCTATGGCCTGCAGCCTTTTTGGAGTGCCGAATGACGTTGCCATGCAGGCAGTCGGTGTTGGTTTCATCATCGGAGTTATCCAGGATTCCTGTGAGACTGGTCTTAACTCTTCTTCTGATGTACTTTATACAGCAATCGCCGATATCCGTGAGAAGAGACTTCATGATCAGAAATAA
- a CDS encoding ABC transporter ATP-binding protein, giving the protein MSVILETKQLCKFYGAGENQVKAVNQVDIQIEQGEFVAIVGKSGSGKSTLLHMLGGLDTPTKGSVTLAGKDLYRMKEDALAVFRRRKIGFVFQAFNLVSSVNVWENIVLPLGLDGRKVDEAYVNDIIATLGIENRIYNLPNQLSGGQQQRVAIARALVNRPEIIFADEPTGNLDSKTSDEVIALLKMTAKKYGQTIVMITHDDEIAQVADRILVIEDGQVVDFR; this is encoded by the coding sequence ATGAGTGTGATATTAGAAACCAAGCAGCTTTGTAAGTTTTATGGCGCGGGTGAGAATCAGGTCAAAGCGGTCAATCAGGTGGACATTCAGATTGAGCAGGGAGAATTTGTCGCAATTGTTGGAAAGTCAGGTTCCGGTAAAAGTACATTACTTCATATGCTTGGAGGGCTAGATACCCCGACAAAAGGCAGTGTTACTTTAGCAGGGAAAGATTTATACAGGATGAAGGAAGATGCCCTTGCTGTTTTCCGCAGAAGAAAAATCGGATTTGTTTTTCAGGCATTTAATCTGGTTTCATCTGTTAATGTCTGGGAAAATATTGTACTGCCACTGGGGCTGGATGGAAGAAAAGTGGATGAAGCGTATGTAAATGATATCATTGCAACTCTGGGGATTGAAAACCGGATTTATAATCTGCCAAATCAGTTATCCGGAGGACAGCAGCAGAGAGTAGCAATTGCAAGAGCACTGGTGAATCGTCCGGAAATTATATTTGCAGATGAGCCGACAGGAAATCTTGATTCTAAGACCAGTGATGAGGTAATCGCTCTGCTTAAGATGACAGCAAAAAAATATGGACAGACAATTGTAATGATTACCCATGATGACGAAATTGCACAGGTCGCTGACCGTATTCTGGTGATTGAGGACGGACAGGTGGTGGATTTCAGATGA
- a CDS encoding sensor histidine kinase, with amino-acid sequence MESGGKAVTKRYRKKITVALSLVLPVIVLFAILNCFTTYVFYEDYKYKMNLMTEIATKEEFSGLDAVSELLKDKDIETNEQGRRLLEQYGYWGNKGNAFYMQFRHQVMVTGAVSTVICVLLLTFLLYWKKKEDACHQKILDQLEEILIRFRENKFDALLKTENPAELEKLNDQLEAIGHHIQLLKEEAREEKESTKEMVSDISHQLKTPVAALDTCFSVLMQNDLSATEQEEFRIRCRSALDGLETLLQSLLEISKMETGLIQINKKKLPLMDTVISAVNCTYPKADEKEIEFVFDYAKELETCMVMQDKRWLGEAVINVLDNAIKYSPDGSKIFIRLQKRNDLVRMEIEDQGIGIPQNEYHKIFQRFYRGSSRKVMEKSGTGIGLFLSREIIEKHGGTIMVTSGKKKKGSTFVIQLPYVG; translated from the coding sequence ATGGAATCAGGAGGTAAGGCAGTGACAAAGAGATATCGCAAGAAGATCACAGTAGCGCTCTCCTTGGTTTTGCCTGTCATAGTATTGTTTGCAATATTAAATTGCTTTACCACATATGTGTTTTATGAAGATTATAAATATAAAATGAATCTTATGACAGAGATTGCTACAAAGGAAGAATTTTCCGGGCTGGATGCTGTTTCGGAATTGCTTAAGGATAAGGATATTGAAACCAACGAACAGGGAAGGCGATTATTGGAGCAATATGGATACTGGGGAAATAAAGGGAATGCATTTTATATGCAATTCCGGCATCAGGTTATGGTGACCGGTGCTGTAAGCACTGTGATATGCGTGCTTCTTTTGACTTTTTTACTTTATTGGAAGAAAAAAGAAGATGCGTGTCATCAGAAAATTTTAGACCAGTTGGAAGAAATTCTGATCAGATTCCGTGAAAATAAATTTGATGCTTTACTGAAAACGGAAAATCCAGCAGAACTGGAAAAATTGAATGACCAGCTTGAAGCAATCGGACATCATATTCAGTTGCTAAAGGAAGAAGCACGGGAAGAAAAAGAGAGCACGAAAGAAATGGTTTCTGATATCTCTCACCAGTTAAAGACACCGGTTGCAGCTTTGGATACATGTTTTAGTGTGCTGATGCAGAATGACTTAAGTGCCACAGAACAGGAGGAGTTTCGTATCCGTTGTCGGAGTGCTCTGGATGGACTGGAGACATTATTGCAGTCGCTTCTTGAAATATCCAAGATGGAAACTGGACTGATTCAGATTAATAAGAAAAAACTTCCGCTTATGGATACTGTCATATCTGCTGTGAACTGTACTTATCCAAAAGCGGATGAGAAAGAAATTGAATTCGTTTTTGACTATGCAAAAGAGCTGGAAACATGCATGGTTATGCAGGATAAAAGATGGCTTGGTGAAGCTGTGATCAACGTTCTGGATAATGCAATCAAGTACAGCCCGGATGGTTCAAAAATATTTATCCGGTTACAAAAAAGAAACGATCTTGTAAGAATGGAAATTGAGGATCAGGGAATTGGTATTCCGCAGAATGAGTATCACAAAATTTTTCAACGATTTTACAGAGGAAGTTCTAGGAAGGTCATGGAAAAGAGTGGTACAGGAATCGGACTTTTTCTATCGAGAGAAATTATCGAAAAACACGGAGGTACAATCATGGTAACCTCCGGCAAAAAGAAAAAAGGAAGCACGTTTGTGATTCAATTACCATATGTTGGTTAA
- a CDS encoding response regulator transcription factor, whose product MPGILVVEDDENLNRGITFSLKKSGYEVFSAESVKKAKRIASDHNVDVTICDVNLPDGNGLEFVRWMRCNYNTYIICLTALDQEMDQVMGYEAGADDYITKPFSLSVLLLKIEAHFRRRQEKTGAGKMISGDIVFIAGEMKVLIKSREISLTKTELKMLTFFLQNPKQILSKTQILENVFDLEGDFVDENTIAVNIRRLREKIEDNPAAPVYIKNIRGLGYIWNQEVRQ is encoded by the coding sequence ATGCCAGGTATACTCGTGGTTGAAGATGATGAAAATTTAAATCGTGGAATTACATTCTCACTGAAAAAATCCGGATATGAGGTTTTTTCAGCAGAATCAGTGAAAAAAGCGAAAAGAATTGCAAGTGATCATAATGTGGATGTTACCATTTGTGATGTGAATCTTCCGGATGGGAATGGACTGGAATTTGTAAGGTGGATGAGATGCAATTATAATACATACATTATTTGTCTTACAGCACTAGATCAGGAGATGGATCAGGTCATGGGATATGAAGCAGGGGCAGATGATTATATTACAAAGCCGTTTAGTCTTTCGGTACTTCTTTTGAAAATAGAAGCACATTTCCGCCGCAGACAGGAGAAAACGGGAGCCGGAAAGATGATTTCGGGAGATATCGTATTTATCGCAGGAGAAATGAAAGTCCTGATAAAGAGTCGTGAAATCAGTCTGACAAAAACGGAGTTGAAAATGCTGACTTTTTTTCTTCAGAATCCGAAACAGATTCTTTCAAAAACACAAATATTGGAAAATGTGTTTGATCTGGAAGGGGATTTTGTGGATGAAAATACAATCGCTGTCAATATCAGAAGACTCCGTGAGAAAATCGAAGACAATCCGGCTGCACCGGTCTATATAAAGAATATCAGAGGTCTTGGGTATATATGGAATCAGGAGGTAAGGCAGTGA
- the ppdK gene encoding pyruvate, phosphate dikinase: protein MAKWVYMFTEGNATMRNLLGGKGANLAEMTNLGLPVPQGFTVTTEACTQYYEDGRQINDEIMGQIMEAIDKMEGITGKKFGDKKNPLLVSVRSGARASMPGMMDTILNLGLNEEVVETLAEASGNPRWAWDCYRRFIQMFSDVVMEVGKKYFEELIDKMKADRGVKQDVELTAEDLKELANQFKAEYKEKIGSDFPSDPKEQLMEAIKAVFRSWDNPRANVYRRDNDIPYSWGTAVNVQMMAFGNMGDDCGTGVAFTRDPATGENGLFGEFLTNAQGEDVVAGVRTPMHISEMEEKFPEAFVQFKQVCETLEKHYRDMQDMEFTVEHGKLYMLQTRNGKRTAKAALKIACDLVDEGMRTEEEAVAMIDPRNLDSLLHPQFDAAALKAATPLAKALGASPGAACGKIVFTADDAVEWAARGEKVVLVRLETSPEDITGMKSAQGILTVRGGMTSHAAVVARGMGTCCVSGCGDIAMDEANKKFTLAGKEYHEGDCISLDGSTGNIYDGIIPTVDATIAGEFGRIMGWADKYRTMKVRTNADTPHDAVKARELGAEGIGLCRTEHMFFEGNRIDAFREMICSETEEEREAALAKILPEQQGDFEKLYEALEGNPVTIRFLDPPLHEFVPTEEEDIKKLADAQGKTVEQIKTIIDSLHEFNPMMGHRGCRLAVTYPEIAKMQTSAVIRAAINVKKAHPDWNVKPEIMIPLVGDIKELKYVKKFVVETADAEIAAANSDLEYEVGTMIEIPRAALTADQIASEADFFCFGTNDLTQMTYGFSRDDAGKFLDAYYDAKIFENDPFAKLDQTGVGKLMEMAIELGKPVNPSLHVGICGEHGGDPSSVEFCNKIGLDYVSCSPFRVPIARLAAAQAAINQK, encoded by the coding sequence ATGGCAAAATGGGTTTATATGTTTACAGAAGGTAACGCAACCATGAGAAACCTTCTTGGTGGAAAAGGTGCAAACCTTGCTGAAATGACAAACTTAGGTCTTCCAGTACCACAGGGCTTTACTGTAACAACAGAAGCTTGTACACAGTACTACGAAGACGGCAGACAGATCAATGACGAAATTATGGGTCAGATCATGGAAGCCATCGATAAAATGGAAGGAATTACAGGAAAGAAATTCGGAGATAAGAAGAATCCACTTCTCGTTTCAGTTCGTTCTGGAGCAAGAGCTTCTATGCCTGGTATGATGGATACAATCCTGAACCTTGGATTAAATGAAGAAGTAGTTGAGACACTTGCTGAAGCTTCAGGAAATCCTCGTTGGGCTTGGGACTGCTACAGAAGATTCATCCAGATGTTCTCTGACGTAGTTATGGAAGTTGGAAAGAAATATTTCGAAGAGCTGATCGACAAGATGAAAGCTGACAGAGGTGTTAAGCAGGACGTTGAACTTACTGCAGAAGACCTGAAAGAGCTGGCTAACCAGTTCAAGGCTGAATACAAAGAGAAGATTGGTTCTGATTTCCCATCTGATCCGAAGGAACAGTTAATGGAAGCAATAAAAGCTGTATTCCGTTCATGGGACAACCCAAGAGCTAACGTATATCGTCGTGACAATGATATCCCATATTCATGGGGAACAGCTGTTAACGTACAGATGATGGCATTTGGTAACATGGGAGATGACTGTGGTACAGGTGTTGCGTTTACTCGTGACCCAGCTACAGGAGAGAACGGTCTGTTCGGAGAATTCCTTACAAATGCACAGGGAGAAGACGTAGTTGCCGGCGTTCGTACACCAATGCACATTTCAGAAATGGAAGAGAAATTCCCAGAAGCATTCGTACAGTTCAAACAGGTTTGTGAAACTCTTGAAAAACACTATAGAGATATGCAGGACATGGAGTTTACTGTAGAGCATGGTAAACTGTACATGTTACAGACACGTAATGGTAAGAGAACAGCAAAAGCTGCTCTGAAGATCGCTTGTGATCTTGTTGATGAAGGAATGAGAACAGAGGAAGAGGCTGTTGCAATGATCGACCCTCGTAACCTTGACTCTCTGCTTCACCCACAGTTCGATGCTGCAGCACTGAAAGCTGCTACACCACTTGCTAAAGCACTTGGAGCATCTCCAGGAGCTGCTTGCGGTAAGATTGTATTCACAGCTGATGACGCTGTTGAATGGGCTGCAAGAGGAGAAAAAGTTGTTCTTGTACGTCTTGAGACATCACCAGAAGATATCACAGGTATGAAGTCTGCACAGGGTATCCTGACAGTTCGTGGTGGTATGACATCTCACGCAGCCGTAGTTGCTCGTGGTATGGGTACATGCTGTGTATCTGGTTGCGGTGACATCGCAATGGACGAAGCTAATAAGAAATTTACACTTGCCGGAAAAGAATATCATGAAGGAGACTGCATCTCACTTGATGGTTCTACAGGTAATATCTATGATGGTATCATCCCAACAGTTGATGCAACAATCGCTGGTGAATTCGGAAGAATTATGGGATGGGCTGACAAATACAGAACAATGAAAGTTCGTACAAACGCTGATACACCACACGATGCTGTAAAAGCACGCGAACTTGGTGCAGAAGGTATCGGACTTTGCCGTACAGAGCATATGTTCTTCGAAGGAAACAGAATTGATGCATTCCGTGAAATGATCTGCTCTGAGACAGAAGAAGAAAGAGAAGCAGCACTTGCTAAGATTCTTCCAGAACAGCAGGGAGACTTCGAAAAACTGTATGAAGCACTGGAAGGTAACCCGGTTACTATCCGTTTCCTTGATCCACCGCTTCATGAGTTCGTTCCTACAGAAGAGGAAGACATTAAGAAACTTGCTGACGCTCAGGGTAAAACTGTTGAGCAGATCAAGACAATCATCGACAGCCTTCATGAGTTCAACCCAATGATGGGACACCGTGGATGCCGTCTTGCAGTAACATATCCAGAGATTGCTAAGATGCAGACAAGCGCTGTTATCCGTGCAGCAATCAATGTAAAGAAAGCTCACCCAGACTGGAACGTAAAACCAGAGATCATGATCCCACTTGTTGGAGACATCAAAGAGCTTAAATATGTTAAGAAATTCGTAGTAGAGACAGCAGACGCTGAGATTGCAGCAGCAAACAGCGATCTTGAGTACGAAGTTGGAACAATGATCGAGATCCCAAGAGCAGCTCTTACAGCTGATCAGATCGCTTCAGAAGCTGACTTCTTCTGCTTCGGTACAAACGACTTAACACAGATGACATACGGATTCTCTCGTGACGATGCTGGTAAGTTCTTAGACGCTTACTATGATGCTAAGATCTTCGAGAACGATCCATTTGCTAAGCTTGACCAGACAGGTGTTGGTAAATTAATGGAAATGGCTATCGAATTAGGTAAGCCAGTTAACCCAAGCCTTCACGTTGGTATCTGTGGAGAGCACGGTGGAGATCCATCTTCAGTTGAATTCTGCAACAAGATCGGTCTTGACTATGTATCTTGCTCACCATTCCGTGTACCAATCGCTCGTCTTGCAGCAGCACAGGCAGCAATTAACCAGAAATAG
- a CDS encoding DUF3784 domain-containing protein, whose product MKLADLATGSDWIVWIVFAIFAVLSIILLSGHGSWFISGYNTASREEKEKYDEKKLCRTMGIGMSIIAILALTMSLFENILPAFYIYIALGIILVDVVVIIILGNTLCRK is encoded by the coding sequence ATGAAATTAGCAGATTTAGCAACAGGCTCTGATTGGATAGTGTGGATTGTCTTTGCGATATTTGCTGTACTTTCTATTATTTTACTTTCTGGACATGGAAGCTGGTTCATTTCTGGATATAATACAGCTTCAAGAGAAGAAAAGGAAAAATATGATGAAAAGAAGTTATGCAGAACAATGGGAATTGGAATGTCTATTATAGCAATTCTTGCATTAACTATGAGCTTGTTTGAAAATATTTTGCCTGCATTTTATATATATATTGCATTGGGGATTATTTTGGTTGATGTCGTGGTAATTATCATTTTAGGAAACACACTATGCAGAAAGTAA
- a CDS encoding aminopeptidase, translating to MERRNAWKIYTADQLKELDQINSRYKVCLDEGKTERECVRLTVKEIEKKGYRNLKDIKGSLKAGDKVYAVCMGKSIAMFQIGKEPLENGMNILGAHIDSPRIDVKQNPLYENEDLAYLDTHYYGGIKKYQWVTLPLALHGVIVKTDGTVQKVNIGEKEDDPVFVVTDLLIHLAGKQMEKKASTVIEGEKLDLLIGSRPLEKEEGLDEDEKDAVKANVMKILTDYYNMEEEDFLSAELEIVPAGKARDCGLDRSMILAYGQDDRVCAFTSLFAMLDVEDVERTSCCILVDKEEIGSVGATGMHSRFFENVVAELVALTEGESDLKVRRALQNSKMLSSDVSAAYDPMYAEAFEKRSAAFFGRGLVFNKFTGARGKSGSNDANAEYLAEVRRAMNAEDVSYQFAELGKVDLGGGGTIAYIMANYGMEVIDSGVAVLSMHAPWEVTSKADVYEAYRGYKSFLRNI from the coding sequence ATGGAAAGAAGAAATGCATGGAAGATATACACAGCTGATCAGTTAAAAGAACTGGATCAGATCAACAGCAGATATAAAGTATGCCTGGATGAAGGAAAGACAGAAAGAGAATGCGTCCGCCTGACGGTAAAAGAGATTGAGAAGAAGGGTTACCGCAATCTGAAAGATATCAAAGGCAGCTTAAAAGCGGGAGATAAGGTCTATGCAGTATGTATGGGAAAAAGTATTGCAATGTTCCAGATCGGAAAAGAACCGCTGGAAAATGGTATGAATATTCTCGGAGCACACATTGATTCACCAAGAATTGATGTAAAACAGAATCCGTTATATGAAAATGAAGATCTTGCTTATCTGGATACCCACTATTATGGCGGAATCAAGAAATATCAGTGGGTGACACTTCCACTGGCACTTCATGGAGTGATCGTTAAGACAGACGGGACTGTCCAGAAAGTAAATATCGGAGAAAAAGAGGATGATCCGGTATTCGTAGTTACAGATCTGCTGATTCACCTGGCCGGAAAACAGATGGAGAAGAAAGCAAGCACGGTAATCGAAGGTGAGAAACTGGATCTTCTGATCGGAAGTCGTCCGCTTGAGAAAGAAGAAGGACTGGATGAGGATGAAAAAGACGCAGTAAAAGCGAACGTTATGAAGATCCTGACAGACTATTATAATATGGAAGAAGAAGATTTCCTGTCTGCAGAACTGGAGATCGTTCCGGCCGGAAAGGCAAGAGACTGCGGGCTTGACAGAAGTATGATCCTTGCTTATGGACAGGATGACAGAGTATGTGCATTTACTTCGTTATTTGCAATGCTGGATGTAGAAGATGTAGAACGTACTTCCTGCTGTATCCTGGTAGATAAAGAAGAGATCGGAAGCGTGGGAGCAACCGGTATGCATTCCCGTTTCTTTGAAAATGTGGTAGCAGAGCTTGTTGCACTGACAGAAGGAGAATCAGATCTTAAGGTACGCCGTGCACTTCAGAATTCAAAGATGCTTTCCTCTGATGTAAGTGCAGCTTACGATCCGATGTATGCAGAAGCATTTGAAAAGAGAAGTGCCGCATTCTTCGGAAGAGGGCTGGTATTCAATAAATTTACCGGAGCAAGAGGCAAGAGCGGCTCGAATGATGCTAATGCAGAATATCTGGCAGAAGTACGCCGTGCAATGAATGCAGAAGATGTATCCTATCAGTTCGCGGAACTTGGAAAAGTAGACCTCGGCGGAGGCGGAACAATTGCATATATCATGGCAAATTATGGTATGGAAGTCATCGACAGCGGAGTTGCAGTGCTGAGTATGCATGCACCATGGGAAGTTACAAGTAAGGCAGATGTATACGAGGCATACAGAGGATATAAGTCGTTTTTACGTAATATTTAG
- a CDS encoding helix-turn-helix transcriptional regulator, protein MKNKVEQLRKERGLNQDDFAKMLRVSRQTISSIETGKYNPSLELAFAISDFFGKRIEEIFIYERGAENEKE, encoded by the coding sequence TTGAAGAATAAAGTTGAGCAATTACGAAAGGAGCGAGGACTAAATCAGGATGATTTTGCAAAAATGCTTCGTGTTTCAAGGCAAACCATTAGTTCAATCGAAACAGGAAAGTATAATCCATCATTGGAATTAGCTTTTGCAATTTCAGACTTTTTTGGCAAACGAATTGAAGAAATCTTTATCTATGAAAGAGGTGCAGAAAATGAAAAAGAGTAA
- a CDS encoding glycine C-acetyltransferase has product MARKNDILNIYTKEVEGIKEAGLFKGEAPFVSPQGARVKMEDGRELLCMCANNYLGLGDNPRLIEAAKRTYDEKGYGVASVRFICGTQDIHKKLEKKISGFLGTDDTILYSSCFDANGGLFETILTADDAVISDELNHASIIDGVRLCKAKRFRYKNNDMEDLEAKLKEADESGARIKLIATDGVFSMDGIICNLKGVCDLADKYNALVMVDDSHAVGFVGKTGRGTAEYCGVEGRVDIITGTLGKALGGASGGYTSGRKEIIDLLRQRSRPYLFSNSLAPAIAGASLELFDMLEESTELRDHLEEVTAYYRKKLVDNGFDIIPGTHPCVPVMLYDEKTAAEFAKRMMEKGVYVVAFSYPVVPKGKARIRTQVCASHTKEDIDFIVKCFIEVREEMGLNK; this is encoded by the coding sequence ATGGCACGTAAGAATGATATTTTAAACATTTATACAAAAGAAGTAGAAGGAATCAAAGAGGCGGGGCTTTTCAAAGGGGAAGCACCATTCGTATCTCCTCAGGGAGCAAGAGTGAAGATGGAAGATGGAAGAGAGCTCCTTTGCATGTGTGCGAATAACTACCTGGGACTGGGGGATAACCCGAGACTGATCGAGGCAGCTAAGAGGACATATGATGAAAAAGGATACGGAGTTGCGTCTGTACGTTTCATCTGTGGTACACAGGATATTCATAAGAAACTGGAGAAGAAGATATCAGGATTCCTGGGAACAGATGATACCATCCTTTATTCTTCCTGCTTTGATGCCAATGGCGGTTTGTTTGAGACAATCCTGACAGCGGATGATGCAGTTATCAGCGACGAGCTGAACCATGCTTCTATTATTGACGGAGTCCGCCTGTGTAAGGCAAAACGTTTCCGTTATAAGAATAACGATATGGAAGATCTGGAGGCAAAATTAAAAGAAGCGGATGAGTCAGGAGCAAGAATCAAGCTGATCGCTACAGACGGTGTATTCTCCATGGATGGAATCATCTGTAACTTAAAGGGTGTATGTGATCTTGCTGATAAATATAATGCACTGGTAATGGTGGATGACAGCCACGCAGTCGGATTTGTAGGAAAGACCGGACGTGGAACCGCAGAATACTGTGGCGTAGAAGGCCGTGTAGATATCATTACCGGAACATTAGGAAAAGCACTCGGAGGAGCATCCGGCGGATATACATCCGGACGTAAGGAAATCATCGATCTTCTGAGACAAAGAAGCCGTCCGTACCTGTTCTCGAATTCCCTGGCACCGGCAATCGCGGGAGCGAGCCTTGAGCTGTTTGATATGCTGGAGGAAAGCACAGAACTTCGTGATCACCTGGAAGAAGTGACTGCATATTATAGAAAGAAACTGGTAGATAACGGTTTCGATATCATCCCTGGAACACATCCATGTGTACCGGTTATGCTTTATGATGAAAAGACAGCAGCAGAATTTGCAAAACGTATGATGGAAAAAGGGGTATATGTTGTTGCATTCTCTTATCCGGTTGTACCAAAGGGAAAAGCAAGAATCCGTACACAGGTATGCGCAAGCCATACAAAAGAAGATATTGATTTCATCGTAAAATGCTTTATCGAAGTAAGAGAAGAGATGGGATTGAATAAATAA
- the tdh gene encoding L-threonine 3-dehydrogenase: protein MQLNNDGLMWALVKEKPEEGLWMKRVPIPEVGSNDVKIKIHKTAICGTDVHIYQWNDWAQHTIPIGLTAGHEYVGEIVEKGEGVRGFEIGDLVSGEGHITCGKCRNCLEGHKENCKDAKGVGVNRNGAFAEYLVIPSSNVWPCNPNIPEEMYAIFDPFGNATHTALSFDSLGEDVLVAGAGPIGCMAAAIVKFAGARNVVVTDMNPYRLELAAKLGATRTVNLKEENLKDVMKQIGMTEGFDVGLEMSGSQAALDDMIHNMKHGGHIALLGLQRTDAKVDLETVIFNGLHLKGIYGRKVWDTWYKMSTMLQAGLDISDIITHHFDIKDYQKGFEAMISGNSGKVILDWAHVND, encoded by the coding sequence ATGCAATTGAATAATGATGGTCTGATGTGGGCACTGGTAAAAGAAAAACCGGAAGAAGGTCTCTGGATGAAGAGAGTTCCGATCCCGGAAGTGGGATCGAATGATGTGAAAATCAAGATTCATAAGACAGCAATCTGTGGAACGGATGTACACATTTATCAGTGGAATGACTGGGCGCAGCATACCATTCCGATCGGCCTTACTGCAGGCCATGAGTACGTTGGAGAGATTGTAGAAAAAGGGGAAGGCGTACGGGGATTTGAGATTGGAGATCTGGTATCGGGAGAAGGACATATCACATGTGGAAAATGTAGAAACTGTCTGGAAGGCCACAAAGAGAACTGTAAGGATGCAAAAGGGGTCGGTGTTAACCGTAACGGAGCATTTGCCGAGTATCTGGTAATTCCGTCAAGTAATGTATGGCCATGTAATCCGAACATACCGGAAGAGATGTATGCAATCTTTGATCCATTCGGAAATGCAACACATACCGCACTTTCTTTTGATTCACTGGGAGAAGATGTGCTGGTCGCAGGAGCAGGCCCGATCGGATGCATGGCGGCAGCAATCGTGAAATTTGCAGGAGCCAGAAATGTTGTGGTGACAGATATGAATCCGTACAGACTGGAACTTGCCGCGAAGCTGGGAGCTACAAGAACGGTTAACTTAAAAGAAGAAAATTTGAAAGATGTCATGAAGCAGATCGGAATGACAGAAGGATTTGATGTCGGACTTGAGATGTCCGGTTCACAGGCGGCATTAGATGACATGATCCACAATATGAAACACGGTGGACATATCGCATTGCTTGGTTTGCAGAGAACAGATGCGAAAGTAGATCTTGAGACAGTGATCTTTAATGGATTACATCTGAAAGGAATCTACGGACGTAAGGTATGGGATACCTGGTATAAGATGTCTACGATGTTGCAGGCAGGACTGGATATTTCTGATATCATCACACACCATTTTGATATCAAGGATTATCAGAAAGGATTTGAAGCAATGATTTCCGGTAATTCAGGAAAAGTTATCCTGGACTGGGCACATGTGAATGACTAA